CAAACTTGAGGAGATCAGAGGACGCCAGTTTGTTAAATAACActtcaaaggaaacaaaaagaagagCCTCTCCTACAACTTCCATGGCCTCTTGGTAGAATCCAAAGGTGAAACAGGGGAAGTAGAAACCAATGGATTGCCGTGTCAAGACTCAAAACAACTTTGGAAGAAGTGGGTTACAGAATTGTATTCTCACAGTTATTATGGGGGGATCAGAAGGTCTCAGTAGTCAGTGGTGGGCCTCACAAACCCAGGGAAAAGAGTGGAAGATTTCCAAATGGCCTATGGCTAAGATGGTTTCTTGGAGACTGTATAATTCATTTCGGTGAATAAAGGCACTAGCACCAATCCAAGCTTCCTTTATTATTTGCTAATTTAACTGAAATCTTGTGTGCACAAAAGCAAGTGATTCCTTCAATAAAaggttccaaaaaaaaattacaaaagagaGATCTCTTGAAATCTTGTCATTTGGCTAAAGTATAAGATATTCCCACCTTAAAAGTCTTGAgattaaatgaaaaagaagcaTTGGCCGGGATAGATATCGATCTTAGTGCTTCTTCAAATAATTGTGTTTCCATAATGGTCATAATATTCTATATGATACGTTAGAGTGTGGTGACCCAAATTTGCTCCGACTTGAAAAGCTTGTAGTGGGATATATATGGTGAAACTCTAATTATGAGAATTTTTGGGGGTTTGTGGTGGCAATAGAGTAATCGGGTATGAACTTGTTTTGTTAattactcatatatatatatatatacttttattgTTTCGTTCACAACTCTCTCATCTTGTACTAATCTTTTGATATaatagatttcatttttctttatccataattttttttatttgggttttttcatgtaaatatgtgtgtttttattattattatttttattgtttattcttgttattGTGTAACATGGTATATCCAATTCATTTGGATGCATAGATCGAAAATCCTTCTATTGTTAACTTGTTATTgagaataagaatttttttaggtgaagagtagtagaaaaaaaaaaaaaaaaaaacctcatgtctcaaattttgataaaaaaataggaagtttTCATAATTTGCATTTGGCGGTGCCTAGTTCCTACTTTACATACGAACCAATGTTGGACCATTAATGtctattattgttaaaaattaattgaacaagttcaaggatttaaaatgggcacatagaaagaaaaaacatacattaaagtaataaaatatattatattataaatagcTTCCTACATGTAAAATTTTGCATAAATGCATGATAATAGAATACACCATGAATGCATCtcacttttattgtttttttgcatttttaattattgaacaACAACGGTCTATTAAATAAAGTGGAGAATATTAGTCTAAAGtatgataaagaaaaatattaggtGTTATTTTATTCCCATTTAACTAtcacttttagaaaaaatatagtTCTTTTTTACAAGTAGAGTAAAAAGATATGTATTTGATGTTCACAGCTGGCTTTtggattaattatttaaatcttACAAAAGAACCATTCGAAATTTAGTCTTGGTCTTATTTGACAAAAATACCttgattattttcttgtaaaaataactttcttttttgaaatcaacatgtaaatacttgaaatgataaatgacatttatataaaaaatgagttatttttcaaataaaaacatagaGTTACATTCACAAATTTAGGGATCATTTAatcccttttaaccaattaattctatataaaactatatttttaataaagatgtTAATTATTAACTATCCTTTAATCCTATTATGCAAATTAGGTTTTGTCTATCTATATGTGTAAGTGTTGaattaattatttgtattttctatgaaatgaaaaaaaaaatattagtattgttaaaatgaaatatctattgtatttagaaaataatttttagaaatgtgtctatatcattttaaaattattgtaattttaaaatatttataatttcaaaattaaaaataatttataattttaaatttcttgtacctaaaaaattataaatcttaCAATGCAATCAACATTGGAACTATCATTACCTCTTTATGAATTGATTATATTTGGTGATTTTGTCCATTgaactaaaactaaaataatccATACGCTTTATCATTTAAgtgaagaaaaagtaaaagaaagaaaatggcaaacaagaatatttatcttaatttgattCCTGTCACTTTTAGGATGGGTGGAATCAAAAGTAGAAAAcatcatttaatataaaaatataaaagagaaagtatcatttaatataaaaacataaatagcTAAAAATGATACTCATACTTCCCTTGAATTTACTAAGGGGAATCTTAAAGCTtgttttggtaattgtttttttaaaacaattatgaaaaatagttctaaaaaatagtttttaagaaaagtttttgaaaactcttttatgatgttttgtagaataaaagtatgttcaaaaacttaaaatatttttaacttatttttaatatttttaaatatgttttaaaaataatttttatgtctagagttttatttttaatcattatacatgtttgtataattattttttaaaatagctctaaaaaataagtaaaaacaactaaaaacaattaaaagatgttatctaaaaacaccatattttctagtcttaagaatagaaaatagaaaacagttttcttgTTGCCAAAtgtatcttttatttttacttttattttattttattttatttttgatttggaaaaaaaaaaaactgttttaaaaaatagttgccAAACAAATCCTTAGTTactttaatcataaaaatgaaattttttagtttatgGTGCTTTTACCAGTAATAATTTCATTAGAAATGCTTAATGACATggatataattaattagtataaattaagaaaatatttttttatagcatttttaataatgtattatacaataaaaaatggctGTTTGAAGATGCATCTACCAAAGAATTCTatcataaaattaaagtaatttttaatttaatttacaaacattttatttttataaggaaaGAACTTGTAGAACTTTAAAGATCTAGGAGTGATCATGATGAAAAAAGCTTTAAActtgtaacatttttattaatagaacttctattataaatactttttgTGAAGAATTGGTAatgaaaaactcaaaaaaaaaaaaaaaatggattttgtaatatttttggTATGCAATTAtgcattatatataattttttttttttttttaggaagaaCCACTTATCAAGTATTAATCGAAAAATCATTTCAAGAAGCCCTCGTGAGTATAATGATACTGTATAAGGACAATACTCAAAGAATTCTTTAGACTTTCTAAAAATGATCTTTAAAACTTTATCGAACATTTAGAGTAtatttgagaatagttttctattctcaaaaacaaaaaatacaaaaaacacgTCTGacaatgaaaaattgttttggtgttttcagaaaacatcttttagttgttttatattattttcacttgttttctgaggattattttaagaaataattatataaacatgcagaaaaattaaaattaaaacattaggtgtaaaaatcatttttaaaacatatttaaaaatattaaaaatattttaggttttcaaacagacttttattttataaaaatagagaacacttttcaaaaaccgttatcaaaaactattttttaaaattattttaaaaaataattatcaaacatactcttaacttttgcaagaaaaatacttcaaaatactagaaaacatttataatctTCTTAGAATTACTCTCAAAAAGGCTCTAAGCGttgttaattcaaataattGCTAGTACTTTTGAAGTCAAAACAGGATAAAATATGTGAAGAAGTGTGACATAGTGTAATGTAGAGAATACGATTTGGTGACTCAAAACCATATGCTTGGAAAGTAGGGTgtaagattttaattaattatctcatttgaaaaaattgattgtcAATAAGATGAGCTTAAACCTCTTTTAAAACATTCAATATCACATTAAATTATGGGACTAGCATGATTTTGAGGGCCAAGATCTTACTTCTTGAATCACCATTTTCTTGAGAATCGGTATTATTGCAAAACTTAACAAAAAGATGACAAGAGAATTAGCAATATGTAAGAATTCTAAATGCCCACCTTCTTAACATGGATTTAGGTGAACAAGCCACAGATTTAGTTCAAAAACATTAATGTTGATAAGGTTTCTACAGAAACTGACGTCTCAGAAACTTATGAGGTTGTTCTCCTTCAAGCTGTCTACAGTATCCTTTAGGGTCACCTCCAGAGGAGTGAAGTGAATGCCCAAACTTTTTGCTTTCTCTTGGGATACCCGGTAGGTTGGCGCACAAGGTTTGTCATCCTCACACCTGCCATAGATGAAATACATGTGGTTTCATCTCAAAACTCAACAAGATGAACAACAAATAGTGAAAAAGGCAAGCTCTCGGGAAAACAAGACTATAAATGCCTACAATGAAGAGTTAAAAGGACGAAGAAACACCTCCTGTTTTTAAGAATGGTGGGACTTTGAAAAGAAGAGTTTGATAGCTGAGTTACAACTTTGAGAATTCATCAGTGCCTTTAGGCTTTGATCCATATATAATACCGAGACATAATAATCTAAGGGGAAACAAGATGGTAACTACTCTTCAATGAATGCAGTGGAACAATAAGTAGTAACATCCTCCTATTAATTGTCTCAGAACAGTAACCAATAAAAAACTTACTTTTGGGAAATGTGTAAAACAGGGTAGAGGTTGTGCAAAATCTTCAGTGTCTGAGAACCGTGTGAGACACTCCCTACTAAACAGTATCTCCCACTGGCTTCCTGTTTTTCATATGCTTGAATGTGTGCATTTGCAACATCTCTCACATCCACCCATCGATATGGTATGTTCAGGAATGTTTGACCTCCTGCAACAAATGTTTGTAtcagaagaatgaagaagatgaTATCTTGCTTTGAAGTCATGCATTGTATTGGCCCTTGAAGTTTAATGTACAATCAGCACGATTGATTATTGAGATGAAGCAAAGCACACACTCCATTATTCAATCCATTTTGAAGGGCTGTAGGATGAAGTCGATTCTGTATTGAGATGGAGCATGTAATGATATTCAAGTAGAAAAATTGAACATAATAAATATTCTATCATCAGTTGCTGCAGAGTACCATTTATGAGCTTCGGAACTTCCTCCACACTTAGATTAAGAATAGGATGTAAGACAGGACCGATAACCCATCCTGGATTCATCACAACCATGTCCATCCCATTCTCTTTTGCAAACTTCCAAGAAGCCTCCTCTGCTAAGGTCTTTGAAAGCATGTACCATTGCTAACAGAAACCAAATAAGTTCAAAAAATATTCAGTCAAGTGTTTTCAGTATTGAATGCAATCTAATGCATTCTTCTATATGAAACCAGTATAACCCGAGAATTAAACTCAAATGCACACCTTTGTTTCCTGAAAGAAAACTGGATCTGAAAACCAACTCTCATCAACTAGCACATCAGGAGTGAGAGGTTTTCCATTGGCCACAACCGTAGCCATAGATGCTGTTACAACTACTCTTTTGACAGATGGAATTTTTGCACATGATCTTAGAACGTTCATTGTTCCCTTCAATGCAGGGTCAATTAAATCTGCCTGATATATGGGgcataaaagtaaaaataaaataaattaacaaaagaaaatacaagTCAGCCCTGTATAACGAAACCTTATAATACCATAGGCAAACATGAAATCACAAAATCGGATTTGTTCAACAATAGTACGAGTTATCCCAACAATTCTATGATCTATTACAAACCCAACAAGAGAATTGTAGTTTCCAATCTATAAATAATCACAAAGTTTTCCGTTCCCATCAATAAAGTGGATTGAATTTTGTGGTGAAcatattgttttctttgtaTGGATATCCTAAATTTACGATATGGAAATGGAACTGATGCAGGACGAACCTGGGGGTCAGTGACTTCCAATGCAGCTGGGGATGCGGTATGGAAAACACCATCACATCCGTCAACTGCAGAATCAAAAGACCCTTCTTCAAGTAAGTCTGCTTTGAATAAATGGAGCCTTTCCTTGGCTCCATCAAGTGCCAGCAAATGTCCTGTCTTCTTTGTATCATCTGTAGCATATATACATATAAGCAGAACTAGtaagacaaaaaatgaaaaatagctATCTTAAAAGGTTGAGATGGAGAACTGACTTGGGTTACGAACGGTTGCTCTGACATAATAGCCTTGTTCCAGTAAGAGCTTCACCAGCCATGAAGCTATGTACCCAGAGGCTCCACTCACGCACACCACCTTTCCTTCTCCACTCATCTCTCTCCTTTACCTTCACCTTCAAATCTATGTTATAGACTCACATCTATGCTTTACGTTTTGACAGGTACTTATATATAGAGAAAGAGTACTGTGTGTGCCATGGAGAATTAAAAATAGCTGCAGACGTATGTGAATGCGTCAGTGTCTAGGTTATTGACCCATGACCTCTATCAGCTTCCGTGATTGACCCTTTCTCTCCAATATTCCTAGTTTTTTATGCCAGGCTACTGTTGCTATTTTGAGAAGCAGTTTGGAAACAATTCCACAAATTTGTAAATTTGATATTTACAAATGATAAAGTTTTCGTTGGAATCATTTTGCAtaaggttaaaaacatttatattgaAAACCCTTTTCTAAAGAGCTTActgataagttattttattctcattcttaATCCGCATATGGTTCGTTTTCATAAATGACGTACAATTCCAACACATATTGATATGCTTATTGGGATACGTATTTGGCCTGTGAAAACGCCAATACCAAATGTCAATATGGCACTTGAGTGGGCAAGGATTTAGTATTTGGGTTAGGCGCTTTTAAGGAATTCGGTGgtgttttacttaattttaaatagaattttaatatttaataatgttaagtattaaattatttatt
This DNA window, taken from Vitis riparia cultivar Riparia Gloire de Montpellier isolate 1030 chromosome 13, EGFV_Vit.rip_1.0, whole genome shotgun sequence, encodes the following:
- the LOC117927857 gene encoding cinnamoyl-CoA reductase 1-like; this translates as MSGEGKVVCVSGASGYIASWLVKLLLEQGYYVRATVRNPNDTKKTGHLLALDGAKERLHLFKADLLEEGSFDSAVDGCDGVFHTASPAALEVTDPQADLIDPALKGTMNVLRSCAKIPSVKRVVVTASMATVVANGKPLTPDVLVDESWFSDPVFFQETKQWYMLSKTLAEEASWKFAKENGMDMVVMNPGWVIGPVLHPILNLSVEEVPKLINGGQTFLNIPYRWVDVRDVANAHIQAYEKQEASGRYCLVGSVSHGSQTLKILHNLYPVLHISQKCEDDKPCAPTYRVSQEKAKSLGIHFTPLEVTLKDTVDSLKENNLISF